One region of candidate division KSB1 bacterium genomic DNA includes:
- a CDS encoding fibronectin, which yields MRRLIVYVGPLVVGLLPFLAGADETRWLAVGMLHDWFSSAGCEIEVGRRHLISDQQDGLRWPAQYRYQDCKAAKALWIGATNYYDPIVGQTFDYKVVHCGPRVLNEESEFMPVVFKLFGKFERPLVLVDGIPAGFLDYMDFVDEVDPNLPADRVLFNVVNTQIGITVKRTIYAFSQQYHNNYFIYDYVFKNTGIIDKKGTRYEQTLQGVIFFFQYRYAVCREVGPYGYYWMPQSSSWGHNTMNDSMLVRDPQTGEAYLSLFAWHGIHSKAGFDNIGAPDIRPNGDGRLGAAQHVGIVVLHADRSATDKSHDPAQPTTTQFLGSDEPITSGNDPFNPAKMAAEYAAMSAGHPLKMHADAVMESGQAADIWGSTPGGFSHCAGFGPYTLAPGESIHIVIAEGVAGLSREKCIEVGGKWLRNESPFVLPDGSTTTNRDEYKDKWVFTGRDSLYKTFQRAIMAYKLNYNIPHPPPPPKMFEVTGGGDRIMLRWSGEPESWPGFAGYRIYRTIHVPDTTYQLIYECGPGVRQYDDFSARRGFDYYYYITSISDGSGNITPANPPGPLESSMFYTRTNEPVRLKRQAGKSLADIRVVPNPYNIRARDLQYGYGAPDRIMFLDLPPVCTIKIFTERGDLIETIEHTDGSGDEAWNSVTSSRQVVVSGVYIAYFETPDGQRTFRKFVIIR from the coding sequence ATGCGACGATTGATTGTCTATGTGGGCCCACTGGTGGTCGGATTGTTGCCGTTCCTAGCTGGAGCTGATGAAACGCGCTGGTTAGCGGTAGGCATGCTCCACGATTGGTTCTCCAGCGCCGGTTGCGAGATTGAAGTGGGAAGGCGTCATCTCATATCGGATCAGCAAGATGGCTTACGATGGCCTGCCCAATATCGCTATCAGGACTGCAAAGCCGCTAAAGCGCTCTGGATAGGCGCTACAAACTACTACGATCCCATCGTGGGCCAAACCTTCGATTACAAGGTCGTGCACTGCGGCCCGCGCGTCCTAAATGAAGAGAGCGAGTTCATGCCCGTGGTCTTCAAACTGTTCGGCAAGTTCGAACGCCCCCTCGTGCTCGTCGATGGTATCCCTGCCGGCTTTCTGGACTACATGGACTTTGTGGACGAGGTGGATCCGAATCTTCCCGCTGATAGAGTTCTGTTTAACGTGGTCAACACCCAAATCGGCATCACCGTAAAGAGGACGATCTACGCTTTCAGCCAGCAATACCACAACAACTACTTCATTTACGACTACGTCTTCAAGAACACGGGTATCATCGACAAGAAGGGAACTCGATACGAGCAGACCTTGCAGGGGGTCATCTTTTTCTTCCAATACCGGTACGCCGTGTGCAGGGAAGTCGGCCCCTATGGGTACTACTGGATGCCTCAATCTTCTTCTTGGGGCCATAACACCATGAACGACAGCATGCTGGTTCGCGACCCCCAGACGGGCGAGGCGTACTTGTCCTTATTTGCGTGGCACGGAATCCACTCAAAGGCTGGGTTCGATAACATCGGTGCGCCAGATATCCGGCCGAATGGGGACGGCCGACTGGGAGCGGCCCAGCACGTCGGAATTGTGGTGCTCCACGCCGACAGGTCCGCCACAGACAAGTCCCATGATCCGGCTCAACCCACGACCACACAATTTCTGGGCTCTGACGAGCCGATCACTTCGGGGAACGATCCCTTCAATCCGGCCAAGATGGCTGCGGAGTACGCAGCCATGAGCGCCGGGCATCCCCTCAAGATGCACGCTGACGCGGTAATGGAATCGGGGCAAGCCGCAGACATCTGGGGCTCCACACCGGGAGGATTTTCCCACTGTGCCGGATTTGGTCCTTATACGCTGGCACCGGGGGAGAGCATCCATATCGTAATTGCGGAAGGCGTGGCTGGGCTTAGCCGAGAGAAATGCATCGAAGTAGGTGGGAAATGGCTGCGAAATGAATCCCCGTTTGTTCTCCCGGACGGGTCGACCACTACGAACCGCGATGAGTACAAGGACAAGTGGGTCTTCACAGGGAGGGATTCCCTGTACAAGACCTTCCAGCGGGCCATCATGGCGTATAAGCTGAATTATAACATCCCACACCCGCCGCCCCCGCCGAAGATGTTCGAGGTCACGGGAGGCGGAGACCGAATCATGCTCAGGTGGTCGGGAGAACCTGAGTCCTGGCCGGGGTTTGCGGGCTATCGGATCTATCGTACAATCCACGTGCCCGACACGACGTACCAGTTGATTTACGAGTGTGGCCCCGGCGTACGGCAGTATGACGATTTCAGCGCGCGCCGGGGCTTCGACTATTACTACTACATCACGTCCATATCCGACGGCTCCGGCAATATCACCCCCGCCAATCCTCCGGGTCCGTTGGAAAGCAGCATGTTCTATACCCGCACCAACGAACCCGTCCGGCTGAAGAGACAGGCCGGAAAGAGCCTCGCCGATATCCGGGTGGTGCCGAATCCCTACAACATCCGGGCGAGAGATCTTCAGTATGGCTATGGGGCCCCCGATCGCATCATGTTTCTGGATCTCCCACCCGTGTGTACGATCAAGATCTTCACGGAGCGCGGTGACCTGATCGAGACGATCGAGCATACAGACGGGAGCGGGGACGAGGCTTGGAACTCGGTCACGTCGTCTCGACAGGTTGTGGTGAGTGGGGTTTACATCGCTTATTTCGAGACTCCAGACGGACAGCGGACCTTTCGGAAGTTTGTGATCATCCGATAG
- a CDS encoding TonB-dependent receptor has product MKVRRFIRQGPVLVGRSMGWLAFTTFMGILLARTAWAGTTGKITGRVTELGTGQPLPGVNVVISGTEMGAATDANGRYVILNVPPGSYSLQASMIGYRKVTMTNVVVRVDLTTTADFELEPAVIEMKEVVVEARRPIVPKDVSASQVNVESRVISSLPVQELSQVVGLQAGIRGLVIRGGSARQAAFLVDGLSFNDERSNAPYASVPLSVVKEVQIQSGGFNAEYGNLRSGIINVITREPDARAYHGAVTGQYRPPRPKHFGPSIYDPNTYFTRPYLDPAVCWTGTSSGGWDAYTRRQYPSFPGWIAVADATVADDDPTNDLTPEGAKRLWEWQHRRRGDITKPDYVIDAAFGGPLPVLGHYAGDLRFLLSHQNLREMFIFPLSRDAYSENVTQLKLVSNWGPSIKLVAIGTYGEVHSVSPYDWTVTPTGDVLRGTYAVADLVNSSSGNAILYVPGYYSPASIYRSTFGLKLTHVLSTRTFYEMNLQYTANRYNTFQIALRDTTKRFEPVPGYKVDEAPWGYWGYGVTGIGDGMILGGWMNLGRDKSKIQTSSIRFDITSQVDHRNQVKGGFQVVYNDLNVRSYTENPSMTTWNRKQTYHRFPYRIGAYIQDKLEFEGFIANLGLRLDYTDPNGFRYDLKPYDRLYREGYGNTIERAAPRTKAKSHLYFSPRLGVSHPITENSKLYFNYGHFLQEPASTYRFRIQREANGLVTSIGNPDLEMERTVAYELGFSQNLFNRLLLNIAAYYRDITNQAGWVYYQDVVGTVKYNKAENNNYQDIRGFEVTLTKYTGGWLNGFINYTYEVITSGYFGLLRYYQDPSMQRDYLRQNPYQEKPHPQPYARADLDFLTPPDFGPRIAGFCPLGHWDLNILATWRAGAYETYNPHNIPGLVDNVRWKDYYNVDMRLTKILRIGRFDVQLYVDVINVFNIKRLSYAGFSDYYDYVDYLESLHFPWESGPEHGNDRIGDYRKEGVKYEPYDPSDPTKTKEDLERILKTKAYIDMPNLTYFTFLDPRDVRFGVKITF; this is encoded by the coding sequence ATGAAGGTCCGTCGGTTTATCCGTCAAGGCCCGGTCTTGGTCGGCCGGAGCATGGGGTGGTTAGCTTTCACCACGTTCATGGGGATTCTGCTGGCTCGCACGGCATGGGCGGGAACCACGGGAAAAATTACGGGACGGGTGACGGAGCTTGGGACGGGACAGCCCCTACCGGGCGTGAACGTGGTTATTTCAGGAACCGAAATGGGGGCGGCCACAGACGCCAACGGACGCTACGTTATTCTCAACGTCCCGCCGGGGTCCTACTCCCTCCAGGCATCGATGATCGGCTACCGCAAGGTCACCATGACCAATGTGGTCGTGAGGGTGGATCTCACCACCACGGCCGACTTTGAGCTCGAGCCGGCGGTGATTGAAATGAAAGAGGTCGTCGTGGAGGCCAGGCGACCCATCGTACCTAAGGATGTCTCGGCCAGCCAGGTCAACGTGGAGTCCAGAGTCATCTCTAGTCTTCCGGTCCAGGAGCTCAGCCAGGTGGTTGGCCTCCAGGCTGGTATACGAGGCCTGGTGATTAGGGGCGGCAGCGCACGTCAAGCTGCATTTCTGGTGGATGGGCTGAGCTTTAACGACGAGCGTTCTAACGCACCTTACGCGAGCGTTCCTCTCTCGGTGGTCAAGGAAGTTCAGATTCAGTCTGGGGGATTTAACGCGGAATATGGGAATCTGAGGTCCGGCATCATCAACGTAATCACCAGGGAGCCAGACGCCAGGGCTTACCACGGCGCCGTTACAGGGCAATATCGCCCACCGCGACCAAAGCATTTTGGTCCGTCGATCTATGACCCGAACACGTACTTCACCCGGCCTTACCTGGATCCTGCCGTGTGCTGGACGGGTACGTCCAGTGGCGGATGGGACGCCTACACGAGGCGACAATATCCCTCTTTTCCGGGATGGATCGCCGTTGCCGACGCCACAGTAGCGGATGACGATCCTACGAACGATCTGACGCCGGAGGGGGCGAAGCGCCTTTGGGAATGGCAGCACAGGCGAAGGGGCGATATCACAAAACCGGATTACGTCATCGACGCGGCCTTTGGGGGGCCATTGCCCGTTTTGGGCCATTACGCGGGAGATCTGCGTTTTCTGCTATCCCATCAGAACCTGCGGGAGATGTTTATTTTTCCCCTTTCTCGCGATGCCTACAGCGAGAATGTCACCCAACTCAAGCTGGTATCCAATTGGGGACCCTCGATTAAGCTGGTTGCGATAGGGACCTACGGGGAAGTTCATTCGGTATCGCCGTACGATTGGACCGTAACGCCGACAGGCGATGTTCTGCGCGGTACGTATGCGGTGGCGGATCTGGTGAACAGCAGCAGCGGCAACGCGATACTGTACGTCCCCGGTTACTACAGCCCGGCCTCGATCTATCGTTCAACCTTCGGTCTGAAACTTACTCATGTATTGAGCACCCGCACCTTCTACGAGATGAACCTCCAGTACACCGCTAACCGCTATAATACCTTCCAAATAGCTTTGCGTGACACGACAAAACGGTTTGAACCTGTTCCGGGCTATAAGGTGGACGAAGCGCCCTGGGGCTATTGGGGCTATGGGGTGACAGGAATCGGAGACGGGATGATCCTCGGTGGCTGGATGAACTTGGGTCGGGATAAGAGTAAGATCCAAACCTCCTCGATCCGATTCGACATCACAAGCCAGGTGGATCACAGGAACCAGGTGAAAGGGGGATTCCAGGTTGTCTACAATGACCTGAACGTCCGATCCTACACAGAGAACCCGAGCATGACGACATGGAACCGGAAGCAAACCTATCACCGCTTCCCGTACCGGATCGGCGCGTATATTCAGGACAAACTGGAATTCGAAGGGTTTATCGCCAATCTTGGTTTGAGATTGGACTACACGGATCCAAACGGTTTTCGCTACGACCTCAAGCCGTACGACCGACTTTACCGCGAAGGTTATGGGAACACGATAGAGAGAGCAGCTCCCAGGACGAAGGCTAAAAGTCACCTGTACTTCAGCCCTCGCCTCGGTGTGTCCCATCCGATAACCGAGAACTCAAAGCTTTATTTCAATTACGGCCACTTTTTGCAGGAGCCGGCCTCGACATACCGATTCCGTATCCAGCGGGAGGCAAATGGACTCGTTACGTCAATTGGCAATCCGGATCTCGAGATGGAAAGAACGGTGGCCTACGAGCTTGGTTTCTCTCAGAACTTGTTCAATAGACTCCTTCTGAACATTGCTGCGTATTATCGCGACATTACAAACCAGGCTGGCTGGGTCTACTACCAGGATGTCGTCGGTACCGTCAAATATAACAAAGCGGAAAACAATAACTACCAGGACATCCGAGGCTTCGAAGTGACCCTAACGAAGTACACTGGTGGTTGGCTGAACGGGTTTATCAACTACACCTACGAAGTGATCACAAGCGGATACTTCGGTCTTCTCAGGTATTATCAGGACCCAAGCATGCAGCGGGACTACTTGCGACAAAATCCCTATCAGGAGAAGCCCCATCCCCAACCCTACGCTCGGGCCGATCTGGACTTTCTGACCCCGCCCGATTTCGGACCGAGGATCGCGGGTTTCTGTCCTCTCGGCCATTGGGATTTGAACATCTTAGCGACCTGGCGTGCGGGGGCCTACGAGACGTACAATCCGCATAACATCCCAGGCCTTGTGGACAATGTACGATGGAAGGACTACTACAACGTGGATATGCGCCTGACCAAGATCCTTCGCATAGGTCGGTTTGACGTTCAACTGTACGTCGACGTCATCAATGTGTTCAATATCAAGCGACTCAGCTACGCCGGGTTCTCCGACTATTATGATTACGTCGACTATTTGGAGTCGCTGCACTTCCCGTGGGAAAGTGGACCAGAGCACGGGAACGATCGTATCGGCGACTACCGCAAAGAAGGTGTAAAGTACGAACCTTACGACCCATCTGACCCAACGAAGACCAAGGAGGATCTCGAACGAATTCTTAAGACGAAGGCGTACATCGATATGCCCAACTTGACGTATTTCACGTTCCTGGATCCACGCGACGTCAGATTTGGGGTGAAGATTACGTTTTGA
- a CDS encoding TonB-dependent receptor, whose protein sequence is RESQYKTKKVRTRWTLSPRLAISHPITVNSKLYFNYGHYRQMPTSEGLYRVQRSAINAVDYIGDPTIPLAKTVSYELGYDHALSRDLLLHLSGYYKDITDEGYWVRYVSFDGKVNYRKLTNNAYEDIRGFEVDLTKLWGNWLTGNINYEYRVETSGYFGRAYMYENPAEQREYERRNPEQFKPRPRPRIKAYLDFHTPRELGPKWLGQRVLGDWFVNVVGRYTAGSWFTWNPNNVPGISYNVQRNPYYNIDLKVSKLFSFGKFDVRVFAEVYNLFNFKHFSWLSFVNTFDYNYYMYSLHLPKEIAEPLGYLYIPGNDRPGDYRKEGVEYQPMEPVRDMSDVSKLNPRVIYYDWSRKNYYHYSNGEWVEVPKAKLQKLLDDKAYIDMPNQTHFTFLNPRAVFFGISVDFRF, encoded by the coding sequence AGAGGGAAAGCCAATATAAGACCAAAAAGGTGCGCACACGTTGGACGCTAAGCCCACGCCTCGCCATTTCCCACCCGATTACCGTTAATTCTAAGCTCTATTTCAACTACGGACATTACCGTCAAATGCCCACGTCCGAGGGACTTTACAGGGTGCAGAGATCGGCTATTAATGCGGTTGACTACATTGGCGATCCGACAATTCCTTTGGCAAAGACTGTTTCCTACGAGCTCGGATACGATCACGCGCTGTCGAGGGACTTGCTGTTACACCTGTCAGGCTACTACAAGGACATCACTGACGAGGGGTACTGGGTCCGTTACGTCAGCTTTGACGGAAAGGTCAACTACCGCAAGCTGACGAATAATGCGTACGAGGATATCCGCGGTTTCGAAGTTGATCTGACGAAGCTTTGGGGGAACTGGCTCACCGGGAATATCAACTACGAGTATCGAGTGGAAACCTCCGGGTACTTCGGTCGGGCCTACATGTACGAGAACCCAGCGGAGCAAAGAGAGTACGAGCGGCGAAACCCCGAACAGTTCAAGCCTCGCCCTCGTCCCCGAATTAAGGCATATCTGGATTTTCACACACCACGGGAACTCGGACCGAAATGGCTGGGCCAGCGTGTTCTGGGCGATTGGTTCGTGAACGTAGTCGGTCGATACACGGCGGGAAGCTGGTTTACTTGGAATCCGAACAACGTCCCCGGAATAAGCTACAACGTGCAAAGAAATCCGTACTACAACATCGATCTCAAAGTTTCGAAGCTCTTCTCCTTTGGCAAGTTCGATGTGAGGGTATTCGCCGAGGTTTACAATCTGTTCAACTTCAAGCACTTCTCCTGGCTGTCGTTCGTCAATACCTTCGATTACAACTACTACATGTATTCGCTTCATCTGCCTAAGGAAATCGCTGAGCCTCTGGGCTACCTATACATACCAGGTAACGATCGGCCAGGCGATTATCGCAAGGAGGGGGTAGAGTACCAGCCGATGGAACCCGTTCGGGATATGAGCGACGTAAGCAAGCTGAATCCGCGGGTAATCTACTACGACTGGAGCCGGAAGAATTACTATCACTACTCCAACGGCGAGTGGGTAGAAGTTCCAAAGGCGAAACTGCAAAAACTCTTGGACGATAAGGCGTACATTGACATGCCTAATCAGACCCACTTTACGTTCTTGAACCCGCGTGCCGTTTTCTTCGGCATTAGCGTGGACTTCCGGTTCTGA
- a CDS encoding IPT/TIG domain-containing protein produces the protein MSGSWRKLSGFLAAGLLGLWLVGCENKYPESIYDPNFQGAPAPRITSVLPQDSALAGIGEIVIRGENFSPEPSKNFVFFGKVQAQVIRATPTELTVKTPNVIGDSIQVKVAVHGALLFSNAVRYRLVQAIWDWGGFLAADDPWAITCDAAENLYVSLTTRVVDKVAPDGRRQSYGTLPFIKATGMKMGPEGYLYVARGTKTIYRIPPGGGAAVKWIDAPDRINDFDFAPSKSMYAGGDGNSLYLIRQDGSASEAASYRKVNIRTVRVFQGYVYVGGQDSLGQSFVWRNQILDGDQLGPKEVYFEWNAQVDPSSRVYAITFAQDGDMYVGTDNPYGIIVVHPDRTFAPLYEGLIKSYVYSLAWGKGVYLYANQRNDSDPSQKRMLRINTLKVGAPYYGRE, from the coding sequence ATGAGCGGATCCTGGAGGAAGCTGTCAGGATTCCTGGCAGCGGGGTTGCTCGGGTTGTGGCTTGTAGGGTGCGAGAACAAGTATCCGGAGAGCATCTACGATCCGAATTTCCAGGGAGCGCCCGCGCCGAGGATCACCAGTGTCCTGCCTCAAGACAGTGCCCTGGCTGGCATCGGGGAGATCGTCATTCGCGGGGAGAATTTTTCGCCTGAGCCGAGCAAGAACTTTGTGTTCTTCGGCAAGGTTCAGGCGCAGGTCATACGGGCGACGCCTACCGAGTTGACGGTCAAGACTCCCAATGTGATAGGGGACTCGATCCAGGTGAAGGTCGCCGTCCATGGGGCCCTCCTTTTCAGCAACGCGGTTCGCTACCGGCTGGTACAGGCCATTTGGGATTGGGGAGGTTTTCTGGCTGCCGACGACCCGTGGGCCATCACCTGCGATGCCGCGGAAAACCTGTACGTCAGTCTTACCACGCGCGTTGTCGACAAGGTAGCTCCCGATGGTCGCCGGCAATCGTACGGGACCCTTCCCTTTATCAAGGCGACCGGCATGAAAATGGGGCCGGAGGGGTATTTGTACGTGGCGCGGGGCACGAAGACAATTTACCGCATCCCTCCGGGCGGCGGTGCGGCGGTGAAATGGATCGATGCTCCTGACCGAATCAATGATTTTGATTTTGCGCCATCGAAGTCCATGTACGCAGGCGGGGACGGCAATTCCCTGTATCTCATACGGCAAGACGGTTCCGCGAGCGAGGCGGCCTCCTATCGCAAGGTGAATATCCGAACGGTTCGGGTGTTCCAGGGCTACGTCTACGTGGGCGGCCAGGATTCATTGGGCCAGTCTTTCGTGTGGAGGAATCAGATCCTTGACGGCGATCAGCTTGGTCCAAAGGAGGTCTACTTTGAGTGGAATGCGCAGGTCGATCCTTCTTCCCGTGTTTACGCCATCACGTTTGCGCAGGACGGGGACATGTACGTAGGGACGGACAATCCGTATGGAATTATAGTGGTTCATCCGGACAGGACGTTTGCGCCTCTTTACGAGGGTTTGATCAAATCCTATGTTTACTCGCTGGCGTGGGGAAAGGGGGTCTACCTTTACGCGAATCAACGAAATGACTCGGATCCCTCGCAAAAAAGAATGCTGCGGATCAATACCTTAAAGGTCGGTGCTCCCTACTACGGGAGGGAGTGA
- a CDS encoding PorV/PorQ family protein, translated as MKARAYSLLIPCLALGTTVASWAGNKKLAQTGFQFLSVPTEARAAAMGEAFTTVASYSGSMFYNPANMSRITSLVDISLSRNQWIADIEHVSGTIALNPWRGRYGVLGFSILAVDYGEFLGTMVDPTTDKGYIDTGTFSPSALAVGVAYARSLTDRFSVGGHVRYCYQKLGTSVVPVGEASAGVREKIDNFVDVLGFDFGTLYRTGFRTLAFGMSVRNFSKEIKFQREGFQLPLTFRIGVSMEVLELFLGENDTHQLLVSVDASHPRDYPEQLSIGAEYTFLGILALRGGYTTGYRHTKEEKGSYGNPDRGFSFGLGLQKSLGDHLVALDYAYIPFGVFDPVKVVSFRLVL; from the coding sequence ATGAAAGCACGAGCATACAGCTTGTTAATTCCCTGCCTTGCATTGGGCACCACAGTGGCGTCCTGGGCCGGCAACAAAAAGCTGGCGCAGACTGGCTTTCAGTTCCTGAGCGTGCCCACGGAGGCACGAGCGGCAGCAATGGGGGAAGCGTTCACCACAGTGGCCAGTTACTCCGGCTCCATGTTCTACAATCCAGCCAACATGTCCCGCATTACGTCTCTTGTCGACATCTCTCTGAGCCGCAATCAGTGGATCGCGGATATCGAGCACGTCTCTGGAACCATCGCTCTTAACCCATGGCGTGGGAGATACGGGGTATTGGGTTTTAGCATCCTCGCCGTGGATTACGGAGAATTCCTTGGGACGATGGTAGATCCCACCACCGACAAAGGCTACATAGACACAGGTACCTTTTCTCCGAGCGCGTTGGCCGTGGGTGTCGCTTACGCACGCTCCCTGACCGACCGTTTTTCCGTAGGCGGGCATGTTCGCTATTGCTACCAGAAGTTAGGGACCAGTGTAGTTCCCGTGGGGGAGGCCTCTGCGGGTGTCAGGGAAAAGATCGACAACTTCGTCGATGTCCTCGGCTTTGATTTTGGCACGCTTTACCGTACCGGTTTCCGAACCCTGGCCTTCGGGATGAGTGTTCGCAACTTCTCCAAGGAAATCAAGTTCCAGCGCGAAGGCTTCCAATTGCCGTTGACTTTTCGGATTGGGGTCTCCATGGAAGTTCTCGAACTGTTCCTCGGGGAGAATGATACCCATCAACTTCTGGTTTCTGTAGATGCAAGCCACCCACGGGATTATCCAGAGCAGCTCAGCATCGGAGCCGAGTATACGTTCCTCGGAATACTAGCCCTGCGCGGGGGGTACACGACAGGCTACCGCCACACGAAGGAAGAAAAGGGAAGCTACGGTAACCCGGATCGAGGGTTCAGCTTCGGGCTCGGCCTCCAGAAGTCCTTGGGGGATCACCTGGTTGCCCTGGACTATGCATACATCCCGTTCGGTGTGTTCGATCCGGTCAAGGTAGTGTCGTTTCGCCTCGTCCTGTAA